A single genomic interval of Synergistaceae bacterium harbors:
- a CDS encoding transposase, which yields FKERIRIKGANQFWNIPDIEFANAKLLNLPDGYYLAITTYQNKGGETRKYKPEIGIDMGIKTTITTSEGKKYKVLIGESERIKKCQRLIARRKKGSNSRYKAVKLLRMAYQKLSSRKKDTANKIVHELLEHERIYMQDENLSGWHKGLFGRTVQHSVLGLVKGKLVRHERVTVLLSREPTTKYCPNCGRLKKDITLADRVYECECGYMEDRDVHAARNMILLAKRNTCGMQGIHAFGEDVRRHESQDLCCNLVELGSPRFSRSARHKRW from the coding sequence TTTCAAGGAACGTATACGAATTAAAGGGGCAAATCAATTCTGGAATATACCTGATATAGAGTTTGCAAACGCTAAACTGTTAAATCTGCCTGATGGATACTATCTAGCAATAACAACATACCAGAATAAGGGAGGTGAGACAAGGAAATATAAACCCGAAATCGGAATAGATATGGGCATTAAGACGACAATAACGACATCTGAGGGTAAAAAATATAAAGTGCTGATTGGAGAAAGTGAACGAATAAAGAAATGCCAGCGGTTAATAGCTCGGCGGAAAAAAGGTTCAAACAGTCGGTACAAAGCAGTGAAATTGCTTCGCATGGCATATCAGAAATTATCAAGCCGTAAAAAGGACACAGCGAATAAAATTGTGCATGAGTTATTGGAACATGAGCGAATATACATGCAAGATGAAAATCTTTCCGGATGGCATAAGGGCTTGTTTGGGCGAACGGTACAGCATTCAGTGTTAGGACTAGTGAAAGGAAAACTAGTGAGACATGAGCGAGTAACAGTCCTGTTATCAAGAGAACCAACAACGAAATATTGCCCTAATTGCGGAAGGCTGAAGAAAGATATAACGTTAGCGGACCGAGTATATGAGTGTGAATGCGGGTATATGGAAGACCGTGATGTACACGCGGCACGGAACATGATATTGCTTGCGAAAAGAAATACCTGTGGGATGCAGGGAATCCACGCCTTTGGAGAGGACGTAAGACGACATGAGTCGCAAGATTTGTGTTGCAACCT